The genomic window GAAAAGGAGACCTGGTTATCGTCAAACCTTGGGATTTTCAGGATGATAAAGCTGACATCCTTTATCGTTACACTAAGACTCAGGCCAATTACTTAAGCAGAAAGAAAATTCTTCCAAAGAATCTTGATATTTTCTAATCAATTGGAGTTTAACCTATGAACAGTAAGGAATCTCTGGCTTATATCGAGAGAGAGCTCGAGAAACTGCGCCAGAAGAATAAGGGTATAGAGGATCGGAAGGTACTCGATCAAGTCTTTGATAAAGATACACTCCTTGCAATTTATAAATTGATGAGTGATGGGGTCTTTGAAACTGTCGAGTTTCCCATCTCAACTGGCAAAGAAGGAAATGTATTTCTTTGTAAAAGGGAAGACGAGAGCTATGTAGCGCTCAAAATATACAGGGTAGCTACAGCTACCTTCAAGAGAATTTCTAGTTATATTGAAGGTGACCCTCGATTCAAGGGATTATATGGCAATCACAGGAAGATCATTTTTGCATGGGCAGCCAAGGAGTTCAGAAATCTCCAGAGATTCTATGAGGCTGGTGTGAGGGTGCCACATCCAATCAGATTTTACAAGAATTTGCTTGTGATGGAATATATAGGTACAGAAGAAGCGCCAGCGCCACTCATGAAGGATGTTACCCTGGACGATCCTCAGGAAATTTACGAGACCTTAGTAAAATACATGAGATTATCTTTTCAGAAGGCTGAGTTGGTCCACGGAGATCTCAGCGAGTATAATGTGCTCATTCATGATAACAGTCCAGTGATCATAGATTGCGGCCAGGCGGTGTTAATTGACCATCCAAATGCTAGAGAATATTTAAAAAGAGACATTACGAATATTAATGAGTATTTCAAATCTAAAAAAGTTAAAACTCTCGATTCAGATGAGATCTTTAAGGTCGTTATGGGTGAGGGACTTGAAGATTCTTAGAATACCAGCAGAACGCGTCGGAGTCCTCATTGGCAGAAACGGCGAAACGAAAAGACTCATCGAAAATAGGACAAAAGTAAAGCTTCAGATAAATTCAGACGGCGAGGTTGTTCTCGATGATCACGAAGTGGAAGATCCTATCATGTCCCTGGTCGTCGTAGATATAGTGAAAGCAATAGGGAGAGGATTCTCTCCGGAAAGAGCATTACGACTCCTCGAAGAGGATGAATATCTGGAAACAATTGACATCAGAGAATTTGTTGGCAAAAAGAAAAACCATGTCACGAGGATGAGGGCGAGACTCATCGGTACAAAGGGGAAAACCAGGAAAATCATAGAAGACCTCACTGGCGCTTCCATTTCTATTTACGGAAACACCGTATCTATAATTGCAAATTCTATCCAAATGCCGATTGCAAAAACGGCAGTTGAAATGATCCTGAGGGGAAGTGAGCATGCCACTGTTTACCGCTATCTTGAGAGATCCAGACCCTATCTCCGGATTGCTGAAATGGGATTTGATTGATGCACTTGCCCCTAATTCTATACGCCAACGTATTTCGCTTCAAAAACGAGGGACAGGTTGCATTATTACCGTAACAGTATTAAAATCGATTAAATGATTCAGGGTCACATGCACGATTTACTATCAAAGGCGCAGCTCGCACTCAAGAGAGATTTATGCGACCACTGTCTCGGTAGGTTATTTGCTCAAGTCAGACGCGGATTAACAAATAAACAACGTGGAGAATCCCTAAGAATGGCTGTGGCCTTACACAGTGCGCTAATTGGTAAAAATATTCCATCTCATGATCACTGCTGGGTTTGTGGCGACCTTTTCTGGGAATTAGATCGATTCGCGGAGGCTGCGATCAAGAAGCTTTCATCGTTGGAGTTTGAGACTTTTCTCATTGGAACGAAAATCGACCCAGAGATCGTAGAGAGAGAAGAGCGGTTATGGGGGGAGGTTGGAGGAGAATCTGCTGAAGCTATCAAAAGTGAGCTAAATAGAGAAATAGGCAAGCTGGTAGAGATGAAAACGGGAAAACAGGTCGATTTTGATTCACCAGACGTTATTGCAATTATCGATACTCGGTTCGCCTCTGTTGAGCTTGAGATATCACCACTGTTCATCTTCGGGACGTACAGAAAGTATTCAAGAGATATACCTCAAACCCGTTGGATTTGTTCTGTTTGCAGAGGTAAAGGATGTGTACGTTGTCAATTTAAAGGTAAATTATATCAAACAAGTGTTCAGGAACTTATTGGCGATCCGATCATGAGAGCTGCGGGTGGAGTAGATCATTATTTTCACGGGATGGGGCGTGAAGATATCGATGCTAGAATGCTTGGGAATGGAAGACCGTTTATCATAGAGATTAGAAAGCCTAAGAAGAGGAAACTCGACTTGCCAAGCTTGGAGAAAATTATCAATGAATCTGCAAATGGTCTGATTGAAGTCCTTAACTTGCGCATGTCATCTCGATCTGAGGTAAGAAAAATTAAGGATGCGACACCCGATAAAGTTTATAGAGTCGAAGTAAAAATCGATGGCAAAATTAATAAGGAGAAGATTAATGAGGTAGTTCAATCACTCAAAGAAATTCCTATCACTCAACGAACACCGGTCAGGGTCGCTCATAGAAGAGCCGACAAAGTGAGAAAGAAGAAAATCATTGATGTCCACATCGCTGATATGAATGACGAAAACATAATCCTCATCATAAAGGCTGAGGCAGGAACATACATCAAAGAATTTATACACGGCGATGGTGGAAGAACGAAACCGAATTTCGCAGAAGCTTTGGGAGTACCCTGTGAGGTGAAATCGCTGGATGTGATAGAAATCGCTTACGACACTGGAGAGGAATGATATGGTCAAAGCGTCGAAAGGGCCAAGATGTAAGTCGAGGAACATACTCAAAAAGAGTCCAAGGGAGAGAGGTCTATCGCCGATTACCCGTGAATTTCAGAAATTTGAAGAAGGAGACAAAGTGAGTATTCTAATCGACTCCAGTGTTCATCGGGGCGCTCCTGATATCAGATTTCATGGAAAAACAGGCACCATTATTGGAGCCCGAGGTCGAGCTTATGTTCTCAGCGTAAAGGATGGAGATAAGTACAAGACAGTAATCGCAAGACCTGAACATCTGCGAAGAGCATCATAGGCGGTGGTGCCGTGACCGAAGAGCACTTCATCACTTTAGCAGAGGTAGAAGAAATACTGATGGAAGAGAGCAAATCACGAGATCTTACGTCTGAACAGAAACTCGCTCTGGACCATGCTACTCGATTGAGAAAACTCTCTGCTGATAAAGCAAAGGCGCTTCGGGAAGAATTAGGGCAATTGGATTTTGTCTCTTCAACTATTGCATGCAAACTTGCTGATATTCTTCCCACTCACCCAGATGATATTCGCATTCTGTTCACTAAAGAGAGACTCATCCTCGAAAAGAAGCACATCGAACAGGTACTCAATATCGTGCAGAAGTATCTGTAGGCCCGTGGGGTGATGATCTTGGAAGATTATGCTAGGATAATCGATTATTTACCCCAAGGGCTTCCTTCAGAAAAATCCTTCAAGAGAGAGCCAATCGCGTATGCTGTGGGTGAGACGGAATTTAAGCTATTCGAGCTCATTCCCAAAACTGGAGTCCAGATAATTATAGGACAAAGAGTTTACATAGGCAAGGAGGCTAGCAAGAGAGCTGAAATACTTCATGTCAAAAGAAGAGTAGGTTATAGCGAGCTGACCACAGCTGCGCAGAAGGAGCTACCATTCGTGATAGAGGAAATTGTGAAGAGTCAAGAATCGAGATTCGTTCAGTTCTTTAATGATGCCCAGGCGATAACAACGAGATTCCATATGTTGGAACTCTTGCCAGGTCTTGGAAAGAAGACGATGTGGGCAGTGCTTGAAGAGCGTAAGAAGGGTAAATTCAAAAGTTTCGAGGATATTGCGCAGAGGGTTCCTTCGATTAAGCATCCTGAAAAACTAATAGCTCGTCGCATTGAAACAGAACTTTCTGATCCTACTCAGAAATATCATATCTTCGTTGCTAAATGATGTGGCCATGAGAATTTCTGAGATTCTGGAGATTACAAAGAAATACGGGGTCACCCCGCGAAAAAGAAAGGGGCAGAATTTTCTTGTAGATGAGCGTGTCGCAAATAGGGAAGTTGAGTACGCACAAATATCGAAAGATGATGAAGTTCTCGAAATAGGACCAGGTCTGGGAATCTTAACATCAAGACTTGTAGAGAGGGCAAGTAAGGTAATAGCAATTGAGTATGATAAGGGACTAGCGAGGTTCATTCGAGATAGATTTGGAGAAAAAGTAGAACTCATTGAAGGAGATGCACTTCAAATCGAGTTCCCCGCATTTGACAAAATCGTTTCTAACATTCCATACAATATTTCAACCCCCCTACTTTTCAAAATCCTTGGATACAAATTTGATCGTGCAGTGCTCATGATTCAGAAGGAATTTGCTGAAAGAATGGTCGCAATGCCTGGTGATGAAGGATACTCAAGGCTTTCCGTGGGCACCTATTATCGTGCACACTGCGAATTATTGGAATTCGTTCCTCGATCTAGATTCTGGCCGGCTCCAGACGTAGACTCCATGATTATCAGCCTCACACCCAGGGATCCTCCCTTTAAAGTCAAAGATGAAATGTTATATTTTAGTCTAGTTGATTTGCTATTTAAATACAGACGAAAGAAAATAGGAACGGTCATGAGAATGAAGGGAATTATTGCCAATAATATTGAGAGATTACCCTTCTCGAATCAACGGATCGAAACTCTCACCCCGGAAGAAATCGGAATTCTTTCTGATATGATTTTCGATATCATTTACTCAGAAAAGGAAAACGATCCAAAATCGCCTTGACAAGCCTGTCAGGACCTTCCAAGAAGACATCCACGGCTGGAATTCTAAATCTAGCCTCTAGCTCTCTGCAAATCGACGGAACCATATTTGTGGGAAGTCCCTCATGATTTATGCCCAAGGCGATAACAGGGGCGTTAGAAAATGCCTCGTAGAGAACTATTTCCCTATCCAGATCTGGCATGGGAAGTTTTAGTTCTGGATCATAAGTTCTATATTTGCGCCCAGGTGCATGCTGCAATATAATTGCATCTGGCTTGGTAGCTGAGATTATGGCCCGAGTCCCACAAACATACGCCGGATGGCTTAGTGCTCCCTGCCCCTCAACGATAATAATATCTGGCTTTTCATTCAACCATGCTTGGTAAATTGCATTCTCAAGCTCTCCTACCATATAATCACCTTGAATGGCATCAAGAGGCACACCGTATTTGGCACCCTGTAGTAATCCGGTCTGCCCTGTTGCCACAAACTCTGATTTAACACCTAATCTGTTCAGTCCTTCAACAATCTCGATCGCAGTAGTTCTTTTTCCTATTGCCGCATCGGTACCCAGAACTGGTATTCTCACCGCATTGATTTTACTAGCTAGATTTCTATATTTATGCAGTTGCGTAAGTGGGGGTTCTTTCCTCATATCTATAATCGATGCTCCGCTACTCTTTGCGATCTGCGAAAATTCCTCATCATTAGCCAAAAATTCATGAAGACCTGAAATTACGCTAATGCCATGTTGTAGTGCCTCCTTAATAATTGGTTTAAATTCTTGTGGAAGCATACCACCCACGGTGGCAACACCAACGATAAGATACTGGGGCCTTAGCGGGCAATATTCTAGCACCTCTGCGATCGATGAAAACACAGGAATATTGCGATGTATGCCATCGACAACTTCCCCAGCATCTCTGCCGGCGTTCGTGCTGTCAATTACTCCTATAATGCGAAATTTCTTCGAGTATCGAACAAGCCCCCTTGCCGTTTTTCCAGCTGTGGAAGAGAGCTTCCCTTCGCAGAGTATTACTGCGCTCTCCATGATATGACAAATACATTCAAATCCCAAATAGATTCCCGGTGCACGCTTAGTTTCAATTCATCTCTCAGCTTAAACTCATAAATATTAGAGAATATGCAAATCTATGTCTTCTCGAGATCCTTTGTGCTCGCTTAATTGAAAAGAGGTTATTAACAGAACTTGCGGGCAAAAAAGAAGTATAACAAAGTCATTTATCCAGCGGGGTGTCATTTAATTGATCTATGAAGAGATTGCCCAGGCTCTTGTCGACGGAGAAGGCGAAAGAGTGATCGCTCTCGTCGAAAGGGCTCTAGATTCTGAGGGGAAGCCTCCAGAAGAGATCATTCAGCAAGGACTTGCGAAAGGCATGGAGAGGCTCGGAGAATTGTACGAATTAGGAGAAAGGTTCCTTGTCGATTTGATCGTCGCATCTGATGCCTTCAAGAAATCAATAGAAATCATAAAACCTCGACTAGCGAAAATGGCTTCGTATGAAAAGTTCTCAAATACTGTGGTCATTGGGACTGTAGAAGGAGATATCCACGAGATTGGAAAGAAGCTCGTTGGTGTGATGCTCGAGGTTGAAGGTTTCCAGGTTATAGATTTAGGTCCTGATGTCTCCCCTGAACGATTTTCAATCGAAGTGAAAAGAAACTGTGCGAAAATCCTCGGAATGTCTTCACTGATCACAACGACGATGATCAATGCAGAAAGAACAATAAAAAAGCTAGAGGAAGACAATATTCGGAACAGGATTAAGATAATGATTGGGGGCGCTCCAGTTGATGAGGAATTCGTGAAGAGAATCGGTGGCGATGCATACGGAAAAGATGCGTTCGAAGCTGCGACAGTTGCGAAAACAATCATCATCTCAGAAGATCGGTCGCTTTCATAATTATCGACATTATACTCCTGTCGCGACTTCTGATCCGCTTCGAAATCATATGCTCCGAAAGAGCGAGATCTAGTTCTATGAAAAATGACGCACTTGAAGTTTGTACCCCTGCGTGAGCATAATACCGGCAAATCTAATTAACCCTATGTACATGATATGATCTGGTGATGATGAATGAATGATGAGAAAAAAGGAAAGGCCGAAGAAACGGCTGAAAAGACTGGGCAGGTAATAGGGAAAGGCGTCAGGAAGGGTGTAGAGGTTACAAAAGAACTCGGAAAGGGTTTAAAGAAAGGATTCAAGAAAGACGACGAAAAGTAAACAAATTCAACAGCTCTAACTCAAATTCTGTATATAGTGCTTCTATGATAAATTCAGTATATCCAATATGCTCTCTCCTAATAGATCGATCCGCTTTCGATCATATATCCCATCTATGATTTGATTAAAAATGGTTGCAGAATTTCGCAGGAAATTGAGAACTGTCTATGAAATGCATCAGTTGCGGTAGAGAATCATCTCTCATCTCCAAAAACCTACGACTCTGCAAAGAATGTATAGTTCGTAATGAAGAATTGCCATTGGAAGTTCCGGCCAGATCAATAATGAGGACACGATTCAGTCTTCCGTCCCGTCCGCCAAGCGATGGAAAGCCATGTGGGCGTTGTATTAACTCGTGTAGAATGAAAGAAGGAGAGCGAGGATACTGTGGTATATGGGAAAACCGTAACGGGCATATTCACTGCATAACTGGTGACGATGCTATCGCAGATGTTTATTGTGATCCATTACCGACAAACTGTGTGGCATCGTGGACGTGTCCAGGTTGCACTAAGATCGGTTTTCCAAGGTACTCCTTCGTCAACGGTCCAGAATACGGATACAAGAATCTTGCTGTTTTCTATGGGGCCTGTAGCTTTGACTGCCTTTTCTGTCAAAATTGGCAATACAGATTCATGACTCACTCAAAATCCCCAGTTATGAGTGTGGCTCAATTGGCCTCGACGATCGATAATGAAACCTCTTGTATTTGCTATTTCGGTGGGGATCCGACCCCTTTTATTGATCACTCCATTAGGCTTTCTAAAAAGATTTTGTCTGATCTGGATCGCATTTTGCGTCTCTGTTGGGAGACGAATGGATCGATGGCTAGGAAATATGCCAAGGACATAGGAAAATTGGCTCTTGACTCTGGAGGATGTGTTAAGATCGATTTGAAAGCGTGGAATGAGAGATTACACAAGATCCTCTGCGGCGCCTCAAATGATTGGGCAATAAAAAACATCGAGTTACTTGCAGATATTGGCCTATCAAGAAAGGAAGTTCCGCTTCTCATTGTTTCTACATTGTTGATACCAGGTTACATAGATGAATTTGAGATTGCAGCAATTGCATCGTTTCTTGCAGACTTGGATCCAGATATTCCTTACTCCCTCCTTGCGTTTCAACCCCAGTATATGATGTTAGATCTTCCTTCAACTTCAATGGAACAGGCAAAGAAATGTATGAAGGCTGCCAGGGACGCCGGTTTGAAAAATGTAAACCTTGGGAATCCATGGCTCCTGATTTGAGATTTATGGGGAGGGGCTTTTGCACAATTCACCCAATACAATAGCATTTTGGCTCGCTGTTTGGAACAATATTCTATTGAGGCATATTCTTTTTCAAAGTAGAATGTTATACTAAGTCTCCCGATGCGGTTTGCAGCCGTAAGCCGCATCTAGCTCTCGGATCTTTAGCCGCATAATTCTAAATGCAACTGTTGCGAGAATGAAGCACAATAGAAGGCCGATGAAGTATGCTTCCATTCCGCTCGAAAATAGCAGCCCCATTATTGCAAAGAAATTGAACGATCCATGCAATATGATGCCAACAACCAAATACTTCAACCAACCGGAATGCTGTCCAATCTGTCTGAATAATTTCCATTTACAGATTCCATAACCAGACACGGCGGTAGAGCTCGCATGAAGAATTGTTGATGTTAGAGTTCTCATTATAGCAGTGACGAGAAATACGTTAAATCCAGTTTGCAGTGCATCGCTGAAGTAGACGATATTCTCCGTAGCTGCAAAACCCAGTCCGATGGCAGCACCATACACCAGTCCGTCTTCAAATTCAATAATTCGCTTGTATGACAAAAACACGCCACCAGCTTTAACGGACTCTTCAACAACTGGAGCTAACAGAACCGCAATTATGAACAGCGATATCTCAGGGCTTGGCTGAAACAAGCTCCAAAGAAATTTATTGAGGAGGGTCTCATTTTCAAATATCAGGAAGACCAATGAGCTTTCAATGATAAAAGCAGCACCAAACGCTCCCGTTGCTCCAAAGAACAATACCAGAAATACCAGAGCAAGCGGTTCTCTCCTGCAGATCTCGGCATTTCTCACCCACAGCACGTAGAAAATTGATGGAAGCAAAGCTGAGAATATTACGAGAATTATTCCAAATAATCCTAGGTCCATGATTTCGCATTACAATTATTGGCTCAATCCTCTAATAAGAATTGCCCCTTTGAATCCGGACGCATATTTGTTCATAATGAAGGTTTCGAGAAATTTAGACGCTAGTTTTCCCGTAAAAACTACGGGATATTTTAGAACATTGCTTTCCTTGCCATCAAGGGCATCGGTAGAAGAGATTTTTAAAAGATAGTGAGCATTCGTTTTTAAACTCGTCATTAAGCCAATAAAGAAAAAAAGTAGCTGACTTCACTAACGTGAAATGAATCGATTAACAAGCATAAGAGATCTTCCGGCGATTGGCTCTTTGAATGATTTTGAAAACTTCCATCACGAGCAACAAAGTGAGTGCTAACAGTAATAACATAATCCACTCATCTAAGCTTACTGGCTTTATTCTCAATACCTCCTGCATGATTGGTATTTGCATTGCGATGATATGAATTGCCTGCGCACCAACTACTCCAATAAAGAGTAGCCGATTCCTGCTAATAGGCACCTTAAAAGCCGATTCAAACTCTGATCGGCAATTGAATACATGAACATTCTCCAATAGCACCATAAACAAGAAAGTAAGATTCGAAGCTTCAAAATATGACCTTCCTTCAATTTCAAGCAGGTAAT from Methanomassiliicoccales archaeon includes these protein-coding regions:
- a CDS encoding corrinoid protein — translated: MIYEEIAQALVDGEGERVIALVERALDSEGKPPEEIIQQGLAKGMERLGELYELGERFLVDLIVASDAFKKSIEIIKPRLAKMASYEKFSNTVVIGTVEGDIHEIGKKLVGVMLEVEGFQVIDLGPDVSPERFSIEVKRNCAKILGMSSLITTTMINAERTIKKLEEDNIRNRIKIMIGGAPVDEEFVKRIGGDAYGKDAFEAATVAKTIIISEDRSLS
- a CDS encoding RNA polymerase Rpb4 family protein gives rise to the protein MTEEHFITLAEVEEILMEESKSRDLTSEQKLALDHATRLRKLSADKAKALREELGQLDFVSSTIACKLADILPTHPDDIRILFTKERLILEKKHIEQVLNIVQKYL
- a CDS encoding DUF1611 domain-containing protein, with amino-acid sequence MESAVILCEGKLSSTAGKTARGLVRYSKKFRIIGVIDSTNAGRDAGEVVDGIHRNIPVFSSIAEVLEYCPLRPQYLIVGVATVGGMLPQEFKPIIKEALQHGISVISGLHEFLANDEEFSQIAKSSGASIIDMRKEPPLTQLHKYRNLASKINAVRIPVLGTDAAIGKRTTAIEIVEGLNRLGVKSEFVATGQTGLLQGAKYGVPLDAIQGDYMVGELENAIYQAWLNEKPDIIIVEGQGALSHPAYVCGTRAIISATKPDAIILQHAPGRKYRTYDPELKLPMPDLDREIVLYEAFSNAPVIALGINHEGLPTNMVPSICRELEARFRIPAVDVFLEGPDRLVKAILDRFPFLSK
- a CDS encoding tRNA pseudouridine(54/55) synthase Pus10, encoding MIQGHMHDLLSKAQLALKRDLCDHCLGRLFAQVRRGLTNKQRGESLRMAVALHSALIGKNIPSHDHCWVCGDLFWELDRFAEAAIKKLSSLEFETFLIGTKIDPEIVEREERLWGEVGGESAEAIKSELNREIGKLVEMKTGKQVDFDSPDVIAIIDTRFASVELEISPLFIFGTYRKYSRDIPQTRWICSVCRGKGCVRCQFKGKLYQTSVQELIGDPIMRAAGGVDHYFHGMGREDIDARMLGNGRPFIIEIRKPKKRKLDLPSLEKIINESANGLIEVLNLRMSSRSEVRKIKDATPDKVYRVEVKIDGKINKEKINEVVQSLKEIPITQRTPVRVAHRRADKVRKKKIIDVHIADMNDENIILIIKAEAGTYIKEFIHGDGGRTKPNFAEALGVPCEVKSLDVIEIAYDTGEE
- the rsmA gene encoding 16S rRNA (adenine(1518)-N(6)/adenine(1519)-N(6))-dimethyltransferase RsmA, encoding MRISEILEITKKYGVTPRKRKGQNFLVDERVANREVEYAQISKDDEVLEIGPGLGILTSRLVERASKVIAIEYDKGLARFIRDRFGEKVELIEGDALQIEFPAFDKIVSNIPYNISTPLLFKILGYKFDRAVLMIQKEFAERMVAMPGDEGYSRLSVGTYYRAHCELLEFVPRSRFWPAPDVDSMIISLTPRDPPFKVKDEMLYFSLVDLLFKYRRKKIGTVMRMKGIIANNIERLPFSNQRIETLTPEEIGILSDMIFDIIYSEKENDPKSP
- a CDS encoding serine protein kinase RIO — its product is MNSKESLAYIERELEKLRQKNKGIEDRKVLDQVFDKDTLLAIYKLMSDGVFETVEFPISTGKEGNVFLCKREDESYVALKIYRVATATFKRISSYIEGDPRFKGLYGNHRKIIFAWAAKEFRNLQRFYEAGVRVPHPIRFYKNLLVMEYIGTEEAPAPLMKDVTLDDPQEIYETLVKYMRLSFQKAELVHGDLSEYNVLIHDNSPVIIDCGQAVLIDHPNAREYLKRDITNINEYFKSKKVKTLDSDEIFKVVMGEGLEDS
- a CDS encoding radical SAM protein, with product MKEGERGYCGIWENRNGHIHCITGDDAIADVYCDPLPTNCVASWTCPGCTKIGFPRYSFVNGPEYGYKNLAVFYGACSFDCLFCQNWQYRFMTHSKSPVMSVAQLASTIDNETSCICYFGGDPTPFIDHSIRLSKKILSDLDRILRLCWETNGSMARKYAKDIGKLALDSGGCVKIDLKAWNERLHKILCGASNDWAIKNIELLADIGLSRKEVPLLIVSTLLIPGYIDEFEIAAIASFLADLDPDIPYSLLAFQPQYMMLDLPSTSMEQAKKCMKAARDAGLKNVNLGNPWLLI
- a CDS encoding PrsW family intramembrane metalloprotease: MDLGLFGIILVIFSALLPSIFYVLWVRNAEICRREPLALVFLVLFFGATGAFGAAFIIESSLVFLIFENETLLNKFLWSLFQPSPEISLFIIAVLLAPVVEESVKAGGVFLSYKRIIEFEDGLVYGAAIGLGFAATENIVYFSDALQTGFNVFLVTAIMRTLTSTILHASSTAVSGYGICKWKLFRQIGQHSGWLKYLVVGIILHGSFNFFAIMGLLFSSGMEAYFIGLLLCFILATVAFRIMRLKIRELDAAYGCKPHRET
- a CDS encoding 50S ribosomal protein L21e codes for the protein MVKASKGPRCKSRNILKKSPRERGLSPITREFQKFEEGDKVSILIDSSVHRGAPDIRFHGKTGTIIGARGRAYVLSVKDGDKYKTVIARPEHLRRAS
- a CDS encoding KH domain-containing protein; amino-acid sequence: MKILRIPAERVGVLIGRNGETKRLIENRTKVKLQINSDGEVVLDDHEVEDPIMSLVVVDIVKAIGRGFSPERALRLLEEDEYLETIDIREFVGKKKNHVTRMRARLIGTKGKTRKIIEDLTGASISIYGNTVSIIANSIQMPIAKTAVEMILRGSEHATVYRYLERSRPYLRIAEMGFD
- a CDS encoding DUF655 domain-containing protein, whose translation is MILEDYARIIDYLPQGLPSEKSFKREPIAYAVGETEFKLFELIPKTGVQIIIGQRVYIGKEASKRAEILHVKRRVGYSELTTAAQKELPFVIEEIVKSQESRFVQFFNDAQAITTRFHMLELLPGLGKKTMWAVLEERKKGKFKSFEDIAQRVPSIKHPEKLIARRIETELSDPTQKYHIFVAK